In the genome of bacterium, the window GCGCAGTCCGTTTGCAAATGTCATGCCAGCCTGCGTGTTGACTTGTGTTTGGTTGGCTCCCGCGATACGGTATTCGACGGGGTCTTCAATGGTGCTGATATTTACCCCCGGAGTATTGAGCTGGGTTAGTACAGAATAAAGAGTGGTAGATTTGCCGGCGCCGGTTGGCCCCGTCACGAGGGTCATCCCATGCGGCTGCTTCATGGCTTCATGTAGTGAGTTGAGTGCTTGATCAGCAAAGCCCAGCTCCTCAAGCGTGGCGGCTTTGGTAGTTTCATCGAGTAGACGCATAACAACCTTCTCGCCCTCCATAACAGGTAGTGTAGAGACACGAACGGCGATGGTCTTCGACCCAATGACGGCCTTAAATCTGCCGTCTTGTGGCAAGCGGTGCTCGTCTATCTTGAGATTTGCCATAATCTTGATGCGGCTTACAACGGCTGGCAGGAGTTGCTTCGGCAGGGTCATGGATTCTTTGAGGACGCCATCGATGCGGTAGCGGATTTGGACGATATTTTCGCGGGGCTCAATGTGGATGTCTGAGGCTCTGGCTTTCAAGGCTGATTCGAGGACAATATTGACGGTTTTGGCAATCGGAGCGTCGCTAGTGAGTTCATCGGCCGACACATTCTCGGAGGCGGTAGCGGTCTTTTCGTTGCTTGAACTGTCCTTGATGGCTTGATTAATCTCTGTATCAAGGCCGGCGCGGTATTGGTCGAGAACAGCCAAGATATCACTGGTGGTGGCGACGTTGATTTGTACCGCACCACCGAGCTGCTTCTCAATGGCGTCGATTGCCTGAATATCCTCAGGGTCGGCCATCGCCAGCTGCCACTTGGTGTTTTTTTGACCGAAGATGACAGCCTGGTAGCGTTTGGCGATACGCTCCGGGATTTTGATTAAGAGCTCGCGTGGGATTTTGACATTAGCCAGATTCACGTAGGGGAGACTGAGACTGGCGGCGTATTGAGCAACGAGCTCACGCTCGCCAATCATACGGCGCTGAATCAATACCCGATCAAGCGGCTCGTTCGTCTGGGCAGCAATCGTCTCGGCTTGCTTCAACAGATCGGGGGAGAGTTTGCCGCTCTTGGTGAGCAGGGTTTTGAGGGCATCGGCTGAAATATGCATATTCAGATACTATTTTAGCATAAGCAAGATTGTGAATGGGTGATTGATGAAATAAACTGCATACGCTTTACTTTCGGTTTTGCGGCTATGTATGATGTTTGGCAATAACTAATATTTGAACAGGGGGATGTGCCTATGAAGCGAGTAGTGGCCGTATGGAATATAGGTATTGTTGGATTGTTGAGTTTTATGCCACTTCAATCATTCGCCGTCGGGAGTCCGTCGCTGGTGATTCGTGAGGTTTATCTGGGTAGCCCAATCGATGCGACCGATGAATACGTGGTGATCCACAATAATAGCAATGATGTGGTTGATTTGCAGGGTGTGGAGTTAGAGTATAAGTCGGCGACTGGGAAGAGCTGGACTCGTAAGGCGTTCGTTGCCGATCCACTGTCCCTGTCTGGTCATAGCGACGCACTGTTTGCGACCAAGCGCGACCGTCAAGTTGCAATGAGCGATGGGTTAGCTCAGGCTGGTGGAAATCTGCATGTTACTGTGAATGGAGCAGTAATCGACCGGCTGGCTTGGGGTACTGGCGATAGTCCCGAGGGTGTATCCATCTCGGCACCAAAAGCTGGCATTGCCCTGGAGAGGGAGTGCTCGGATGATGATGGGGTCTGTGTTGACTCGGATAATAATAGTCAAGATTTTTCCGAAAAGTTAGTGGATGCATCTGCTTCTCAGGGGAATGTTCCGGTAAATAACCCTACTGGCACAGGTCAGCCTGGCAAAGGCAGTGTTGATAGTGTGGTTATCGAAGATTATGCGATTGAAATCACGGAGCTATTGCCGGATCCAACAAGCCCACAGACTGATGCAAAGGACGAATTTATCGAGATATACAACGCTGGATCAGGCACTGCCACATTGACAGGATGGAAGTTGTCGGATGGGAAACACTCTTTTTCACTTGACAGTGTGAACCTAGGCGCCGGTGAGTATCGTGCATTGTATTCGCGCGATACGAAACTATCACTCAACAATGATGGCGATCAGATTTTGCTTTTGCGACCAAGCGGCGAGACGGAATTTATAACGCCGAATTATGGTAAGGCGAAGACTGCCACGTCGTTTGGTGCGACCGAAACTGGCTGGGGATGGCTAGAGAGCGCAAGTCCAGGTAGTGTGAACGCGGGGTTAAGTCTTGACCAGAGCCCGAGTAAGGCGAAAACAAGCACGAGCAGCAAGTCTAAGGGAGGTGTTAAGAAGTCATCTGCCAAATCGGCAAGTGCAGCAAAGACCGGTAAGCTGGCAGATGGAGGTGTTCAGTCCGAGACGAATTCAGATGCTTCGGCTGAAGATCGACCAGGTGTCCCATGGTCATGGATACTAGCCGGATTGGGTTCTCTTACGGTAGGATATGGTGCATATGAATACAGACCAGAAATTCTTAGTTTCTTCACAAAGCTCCGAGCAAAGCTTGGCGCTGGGAAGTAAGTTCGCAAGCATTCTGAAGCCTGGAGACGTAGTTAAGTTTATCGGCGATCTTGGTGGCGGTAAGACCACCTTTATCAAAGGGCTCGCGAAGGGGCTCGGCATCGAACAAACTGTGACGAGCCCGACCTACAACATTCAGCGCTCCTACAAAATTCCTTCCGGAGGCACACTCGAACACTATGATCTGTACCGGCTAGGAGACGACAAGGTTCTCTTACAAGAGATGAAAGAAATTATTGCTGCTCAGGATGCGATTATTGTGATCGAATGGGCGGATCATTTCACCCAACATCTCACACAAGATCGCTTCGTCATCAAGGCAGAATATATTGATGAGCAGACACGTCGGTATGAGCTTATAGCAACTGGAGAATCGACTGCTGCACGTTTGAGTACAATTAAAGCGCGCCTGGAGAGACTGTTCAATGATTCTTGCATTGCGTACGGATAAGCCGGAGGCCGAGCTATACCTCATCGATAACGCCGGGCATGGGGTGTCGAAGCATACTTGGGAGGCGCATCGTCAGCTTGCTGGCACGCTCGTAAGTACTGTCCAGTCATTTTTGCACGCAAACGATCTTGAGGCTAGCAAGCTAACAGGTCTGGTTATTTTTACTGGCTCAGGATCGTTTACTGGGCTACGCATTGGTACGACGGTTGCAAACACACTCGCCTATGCACATGCCTTACCGATAGCTAGCGGTGAAGGAGATGATTGGCTTGCAGATGGGCTAAAACGATTACAGGCAGCTCAGCCGGGTCAGTACGCGACCCCGAAGTACGGCAAAGAGCCAAATATCACGAAGTCAAAAGCTTAATATTTCGTATCGAGGATCTTTTTCAATGCATCAAAGAAGTCTACTGGGCTTGACCAGGTTTCTTCTGCTGGATCAGACTTTGCAAATTCATC includes:
- a CDS encoding type II/IV secretion system protein yields the protein MHISADALKTLLTKSGKLSPDLLKQAETIAAQTNEPLDRVLIQRRMIGERELVAQYAASLSLPYVNLANVKIPRELLIKIPERIAKRYQAVIFGQKNTKWQLAMADPEDIQAIDAIEKQLGGAVQINVATTSDILAVLDQYRAGLDTEINQAIKDSSSNEKTATASENVSADELTSDAPIAKTVNIVLESALKARASDIHIEPRENIVQIRYRIDGVLKESMTLPKQLLPAVVSRIKIMANLKIDEHRLPQDGRFKAVIGSKTIAVRVSTLPVMEGEKVVMRLLDETTKAATLEELGFADQALNSLHEAMKQPHGMTLVTGPTGAGKSTTLYSVLTQLNTPGVNISTIEDPVEYRIAGANQTQVNTQAGMTFANGLRALLRQDPNIIMVGEIRDSETANLAVQAALTGHVVLSTLHTNNAATALPRLLDMQIEPFLISTTVNTVVAQRLVRKLCPQCREAYPATGQLLQELRTNFSIEKGIDFAELMAQPAVPTSPTPAVQKPTEEPRVRDTGETRKVIPVPADLNLSRTSILDKIAADPTLVNRPSNDQASSFDDPFDEEFNLPTPPTQIPQPGAAPTPIAATPAVADTSPKTFTTTQEVTLYRAVGCPQCDMTGYTGRMGIYEVLDITTEIAHLITSKATSADIQAQAVKQGMVTMQEDGFAKALQGLTTIEEIMRVTRE
- a CDS encoding lamin tail domain-containing protein; protein product: MKRVVAVWNIGIVGLLSFMPLQSFAVGSPSLVIREVYLGSPIDATDEYVVIHNNSNDVVDLQGVELEYKSATGKSWTRKAFVADPLSLSGHSDALFATKRDRQVAMSDGLAQAGGNLHVTVNGAVIDRLAWGTGDSPEGVSISAPKAGIALERECSDDDGVCVDSDNNSQDFSEKLVDASASQGNVPVNNPTGTGQPGKGSVDSVVIEDYAIEITELLPDPTSPQTDAKDEFIEIYNAGSGTATLTGWKLSDGKHSFSLDSVNLGAGEYRALYSRDTKLSLNNDGDQILLLRPSGETEFITPNYGKAKTATSFGATETGWGWLESASPGSVNAGLSLDQSPSKAKTSTSSKSKGGVKKSSAKSASAAKTGKLADGGVQSETNSDASAEDRPGVPWSWILAGLGSLTVGYGAYEYRPEILSFFTKLRAKLGAGK
- the tsaE gene encoding tRNA (adenosine(37)-N6)-threonylcarbamoyltransferase complex ATPase subunit type 1 TsaE: MALGSKFASILKPGDVVKFIGDLGGGKTTFIKGLAKGLGIEQTVTSPTYNIQRSYKIPSGGTLEHYDLYRLGDDKVLLQEMKEIIAAQDAIIVIEWADHFTQHLTQDRFVIKAEYIDEQTRRYELIATGESTAARLSTIKARLERLFNDSCIAYG